One genomic window of Malaciobacter molluscorum LMG 25693 includes the following:
- a CDS encoding DUF523 domain-containing protein, with amino-acid sequence MKILVSSCLLGDKVRYSGSDSMSSIDDMELFDKILSSNEIFSICPEVSSGLPTPREAAEQKANKVVSKSNKDFTYEFNLGAKIALEICIKNNIHVALLKSKSPSCGTKKVYDGTFSSTLIDGLGVTAKLLKENSIKLFDETQLIELNNFIINNN; translated from the coding sequence ATGAAAATTTTAGTATCTTCTTGTCTATTGGGAGATAAAGTAAGGTATAGTGGTAGTGACTCTATGTCATCTATTGATGATATGGAGTTATTTGATAAAATTTTATCTTCAAACGAAATTTTTTCTATTTGTCCTGAAGTTAGTTCAGGGCTTCCAACTCCAAGAGAAGCAGCTGAACAAAAAGCAAATAAAGTGGTTTCAAAATCAAATAAAGATTTTACATATGAGTTTAATTTAGGTGCAAAAATAGCATTAGAAATCTGCATAAAAAATAATATTCATGTTGCTTTATTAAAATCTAAATCACCAAGTTGTGGCACAAAAAAAGTATATGATGGAACTTTTAGTTCAACCTTAATTGATGGTCTAGGTGTAACAGCTAAGCTTTTAAAAGAAAATTCTATAAAACTTTTTGATGAAACGCAATTAATAGAATTAAATAATTTTATAATAAATAATAATTAA
- a CDS encoding inactive transglutaminase family protein: MKSKNQILLFSIVLILITLVLMFYKVKYLNFPLFADDTTNIWNIQAKITFEPKENESAIISLALPSKQSKLLILNEESTSADYGYSTNKLHGVKKAIWSKREVKDKKEQVLYYSIDVIKDNYYKTKIPKIKQENENVEVSKPIIQAANSLLNNIYPKSADSITFTSLLIKEFNKKEPSQAANMIQNNFMKTQKEKRDTLIKLIKRMKYKARTVGVLYLKDKQRNVNLTPMLEVYKDGKWYLYDIDKGLVGNSSNIFIWQRGTQFLLDAEGVNNSSVKFSVIKNIVPARSAALMKDTKNQSALLDFSLFTLPNASQNTFKLLLLVPLGALVVVFMRVIVGLKTSGTFMPILLSMAFIETHLVPGILMFILVVTMGLFVRSYLSHLNLLLVARISSVLIVVVAIMAFVAILSQKLGLSYATSITFFPIIILSWTIERMSILWEEEGAKEVFIQGSGSLTVSILAYFAMTNSFLSFITFNFPEVLLAVLGVIILLGRYSGYRLSELYRFKSMVD; this comes from the coding sequence ATGAAATCAAAAAATCAAATTTTACTATTTTCAATAGTATTAATACTAATCACATTAGTATTAATGTTTTACAAAGTCAAGTATTTAAATTTTCCTTTATTTGCAGATGATACAACTAATATATGGAATATTCAAGCAAAGATTACATTTGAACCAAAAGAGAATGAAAGTGCAATTATATCTTTAGCATTACCTTCTAAACAAAGTAAACTTTTAATTTTAAATGAAGAATCAACTTCTGCTGATTATGGATATAGTACAAATAAACTTCATGGAGTAAAAAAAGCTATTTGGTCAAAAAGAGAAGTAAAAGATAAAAAAGAACAAGTTTTATATTATTCAATCGATGTAATAAAAGACAACTATTATAAAACTAAAATTCCTAAAATTAAACAAGAAAATGAAAATGTAGAAGTCTCAAAACCAATTATTCAGGCTGCAAACTCGTTATTAAATAATATTTATCCAAAAAGTGCAGATAGTATTACATTTACTTCTTTATTAATTAAAGAGTTTAATAAAAAAGAGCCTTCACAAGCTGCAAATATGATTCAAAATAATTTTATGAAAACTCAAAAAGAAAAAAGAGATACTCTTATTAAACTTATTAAAAGGATGAAATATAAAGCAAGAACTGTTGGAGTTTTATATTTAAAAGATAAACAAAGAAATGTTAATTTAACTCCTATGTTAGAGGTATATAAAGATGGTAAATGGTATTTATATGATATTGATAAAGGATTAGTAGGTAATAGTTCAAATATTTTTATTTGGCAAAGAGGTACTCAATTTTTATTAGATGCGGAAGGAGTTAATAACTCTAGTGTTAAATTCTCAGTAATAAAAAATATAGTTCCTGCAAGAAGTGCAGCATTAATGAAAGATACAAAAAATCAAAGTGCATTACTTGACTTTTCACTATTTACTTTACCAAATGCCTCTCAAAATACTTTTAAACTTTTATTATTAGTTCCATTAGGTGCATTAGTAGTTGTATTTATGAGAGTAATTGTTGGTTTAAAAACATCAGGAACTTTTATGCCTATTCTTTTATCCATGGCATTTATTGAAACACATTTAGTTCCTGGTATCTTAATGTTTATTCTTGTTGTAACAATGGGGCTTTTTGTTAGATCTTATTTATCCCACTTAAATCTTCTTTTAGTTGCAAGAATATCTTCTGTGTTAATTGTAGTAGTTGCAATTATGGCATTTGTTGCTATTTTATCACAAAAACTTGGATTATCGTATGCAACAAGTATTACATTCTTCCCTATTATTATTCTATCTTGGACAATAGAAAGAATGTCAATTTTATGGGAAGAAGAAGGAGCTAAAGAAGTTTTCATACAAGGAAGTGGTTCTTTAACCGTATCAATACTTGCTTATTTTGCAATGACGAATAGTTTCCTTAGTTTTATCACATTTAACTTTCCTGAAGTATTATTAGCTGTACTTGGAGTTATAATATTACTTGGAAGATATAGTGGTTATAGATTAAGTGAATTATATAGATTTAAATCAATGGTAGATTAA
- a CDS encoding alpha-L-glutamate ligase-like protein, with protein MFANPFKLKERGILGMNNRNINFIGKYNNRKNFPLVDNKLKTKQIAQKHNIAVPELLGFIEYQVQINNFKHYIKNENGFVIKPAQGSGGKGILVITKTVGNKFIKPNGVELGYSDIKRHISNILSGLYSLGGKNDIAVFEKLVDFDDAFNGFSYEGVPDVRVIVYRGYPALAMMRLSTSNSDGKANLHQGAVGVGIDISTGKALNAVQFGDPIKIHPDTKKDLKELKIPYWKDILYLAAKCYEMTDMGYLGADIVIDKHLGPLVLELNARPGLAIQIANDLGALNRFNEIDKVAGKHLTVEEKVNYSSSNF; from the coding sequence ATGTTTGCAAATCCATTTAAACTTAAAGAACGTGGTATATTAGGAATGAATAATAGAAATATCAACTTTATAGGAAAATATAACAATAGAAAAAATTTCCCTTTAGTTGATAATAAATTAAAAACAAAACAAATCGCACAAAAACATAATATTGCAGTACCAGAACTTTTAGGTTTTATTGAATATCAAGTACAAATCAACAATTTTAAACATTATATAAAAAATGAAAATGGTTTTGTAATAAAACCTGCCCAAGGAAGTGGGGGTAAAGGTATTCTTGTAATAACTAAAACAGTAGGAAATAAATTTATTAAACCAAATGGAGTTGAACTTGGATATTCTGATATAAAAAGACATATATCAAATATATTAAGTGGCCTTTACTCTCTTGGAGGTAAAAATGATATTGCAGTTTTTGAAAAACTTGTAGATTTTGATGATGCTTTTAATGGGTTTAGTTATGAAGGTGTTCCTGATGTTAGAGTTATTGTTTATAGAGGCTACCCTGCATTAGCAATGATGAGGTTATCTACTTCAAATAGTGATGGAAAAGCCAATTTGCATCAAGGTGCAGTTGGTGTGGGAATTGATATATCAACTGGAAAAGCTTTAAATGCTGTACAATTTGGAGATCCAATAAAAATACACCCAGATACAAAAAAAGATCTAAAAGAGTTAAAAATACCATATTGGAAGGATATATTATATCTTGCAGCAAAATGCTATGAAATGACAGATATGGGCTATTTAGGTGCAGATATTGTTATAGATAAACATCTAGGACCATTAGTATTAGAACTAAATGCAAGACCTGGACTTGCTATACAAATTGCAAACGATTTAGGTGCATTGAATAGATTTAATGAAATTGATAAAGTTGCAGGAAAACATTTAACTGTTGAAGAAAAAGTAAATTATTCTTCTTCAAATTTTTAA
- a CDS encoding Na+/H+ antiporter family protein encodes MFNPVVVAVLLMIILSLFRINVVIALVFSAIIGGLVSGMSLIETINSFSNGLGGGATIALNYAMLGAFAVAISKSGITDLLAKKIISKMKNDATKKEIFWFKTVLLTLILLASVSSQNLIPVHIAFIPILIPPLLHVFAEYEIDRRLIACILTFGLTATYMLLPVGFGGIFLNNILLKNLVENGATVTANQLPYVMAIPVSGMFLGLLVAIFFSYRKPRKYCLEKIKEIEPENQEIKTSYIFTAIIAIVAALYLQLDTDSIIIGSLAGFIIFMIGGVIKIDETQDVFTKGVHMMAMIGFIMIAASGFAEVMKASHGIESLVSSITHIIGHNKSLAALFMLVVGLLVTMGIGSSFSTIPIIAVIYVPLAMQFGFSPLGVAVLVGTAAALGDAGSPASDSTLGPTSGLGVDGQHDHIWDSVVPTFIHYNIPLILFGWFAALYL; translated from the coding sequence ATGTTTAATCCCGTTGTAGTTGCAGTATTACTAATGATTATTTTAAGTCTATTTAGAATAAACGTAGTTATTGCATTGGTTTTTAGTGCTATTATAGGAGGATTAGTTTCAGGAATGTCTTTAATTGAAACAATAAATTCTTTTAGTAATGGTTTAGGGGGAGGGGCAACAATTGCATTAAATTATGCAATGTTAGGTGCATTTGCTGTTGCTATTTCAAAATCAGGAATAACTGATTTATTAGCAAAAAAAATAATTTCAAAAATGAAAAATGATGCAACAAAAAAAGAGATTTTTTGGTTTAAAACTGTTTTATTAACACTTATTTTATTAGCATCGGTATCTTCACAAAATTTAATACCAGTACATATTGCTTTTATACCAATTTTAATACCACCTTTATTACATGTTTTTGCTGAGTATGAAATTGATAGAAGATTAATAGCTTGTATTTTAACTTTTGGATTAACTGCCACTTATATGTTACTTCCTGTAGGTTTTGGTGGAATCTTTTTAAATAATATTTTATTAAAAAATCTAGTTGAAAATGGTGCTACTGTAACTGCTAATCAATTGCCATATGTTATGGCTATTCCTGTTTCTGGAATGTTTTTAGGATTATTAGTTGCAATTTTCTTTTCATATAGAAAACCAAGAAAATATTGTTTAGAAAAAATTAAAGAAATTGAACCAGAAAATCAAGAAATAAAAACTTCATATATATTTACAGCAATTATAGCAATAGTTGCAGCTTTATATTTACAATTAGATACTGATTCAATTATTATAGGATCTTTAGCAGGGTTTATTATATTTATGATTGGTGGAGTTATTAAAATTGATGAGACACAAGATGTATTCACTAAAGGAGTACATATGATGGCAATGATTGGATTTATTATGATTGCAGCTTCTGGTTTTGCAGAAGTTATGAAAGCAAGCCATGGAATAGAGAGTCTTGTTAGTTCTATAACTCATATTATTGGACACAATAAATCATTAGCTGCTTTATTTATGTTAGTTGTAGGATTATTAGTTACTATGGGAATTGGTTCTTCTTTTTCAACTATTCCAATTATAGCAGTTATTTATGTACCTTTAGCAATGCAATTTGGTTTTTCACCATTAGGTGTTGCAGTATTAGTTGGTACGGCTGCTGCTTTAGGGGATGCTGGAAGTCCAGCTTCTGATTCAACCTTAGGACCAACGTCTGGACTTGGTGTTGATGGACAACACGACCATATATGGGATAGTGTAGTACCTACTTTTATTCATTATAATATACCATTAATTTTATTTGGTTGGTTTGCTGCTTTATATTTGTAA
- a CDS encoding ATP-dependent zinc protease family protein, which produces MKKFLFNVICYSSLIFFIQGCTATNNQIKTPQENKKTKIEKKEEKAQNPQNLQKDSQKEEKQITSKKETEKSEKIKKTKEEKPKEKVKIIIKKVEIPVKSNKIIIGQKELVYIPSEDITLKARIDTGATTTSINALNIKEVERDGKKWVKFDLKDEKEKLITKSLPISRIVKIKRHGTDVQERYVVKMKLTIGNLTQFIDVSLTDRTKFKYPVLIGRNFLNGLVLVDVSKEYTINPKKN; this is translated from the coding sequence ATGAAGAAATTTTTATTTAATGTCATATGCTATAGTAGTTTAATTTTTTTTATTCAAGGATGTACTGCTACAAATAATCAAATAAAAACTCCACAAGAAAATAAAAAAACAAAAATAGAAAAAAAAGAAGAAAAAGCGCAAAACCCACAAAATCTACAAAAAGATTCACAAAAAGAAGAAAAACAAATAACAAGCAAAAAAGAAACTGAAAAAAGTGAAAAAATAAAAAAAACAAAAGAAGAAAAACCTAAAGAAAAAGTTAAAATAATTATTAAAAAAGTTGAAATACCTGTAAAAAGTAATAAAATAATTATAGGACAGAAAGAACTTGTATATATTCCTTCAGAAGATATAACACTAAAAGCGAGAATAGATACAGGAGCAACAACTACATCAATAAATGCTTTAAATATAAAAGAAGTAGAAAGAGATGGAAAAAAATGGGTTAAATTTGATTTAAAAGATGAAAAAGAAAAATTAATTACTAAATCTTTACCTATTTCAAGAATTGTTAAAATTAAAAGACATGGAACAGATGTTCAAGAAAGATATGTTGTAAAGATGAAACTAACTATAGGTAATTTAACACAATTTATTGACGTTTCTCTTACAGATAGGACTAAATTCAAATATCCTGTATTAATTGGAAGAAACTTCTTAAATGGACTTGTTTTAGTTGATGTTTCAAAAGAATATACAATAAACCCTAAAAAGAATTAA
- a CDS encoding acyloxyacyl hydrolase, whose product MKKILIVLLFVVSSLFSFDKMSLGYSTTSDDSNIFDVTVIKNTDYKIFGLPVSFEGSFDYMDSAHESDDLFIGSIQGVLTYNFNKDFFMQGGFGFAYLSDKSFEDKKFGTNFQFKESILFGYNISDSFSTTLRYNHISNADINDDNSGLDIYGINFIYKF is encoded by the coding sequence ATGAAAAAGATTTTAATTGTATTGTTATTTGTAGTTTCATCTTTGTTTTCTTTTGACAAAATGAGTTTAGGATATTCTACAACTTCAGATGATTCAAATATTTTTGATGTAACAGTAATTAAAAATACTGATTATAAAATATTTGGATTACCAGTCTCTTTTGAAGGTTCTTTTGATTATATGGATTCAGCACATGAAAGTGATGATTTATTTATTGGAAGTATTCAAGGAGTCTTAACTTATAATTTTAATAAAGATTTTTTTATGCAAGGTGGTTTTGGTTTTGCATATTTAAGTGATAAATCATTTGAAGATAAAAAATTTGGAACAAACTTTCAATTTAAAGAAAGTATTTTATTTGGTTATAACATAAGTGATTCATTTAGTACAACATTGAGATATAATCATATATCAAATGCTGATATAAATGATGATAATAGTGGACTAGATATTTATGGTATAAATTTTATATATAAATTTTAA
- the trxC gene encoding thioredoxin TrxC, translating to MDKLNVVCPFCNKINKIPKKESYNVANCGNCKESLLDTTPIELSYENFDHVLVNSDIPVIVDFWASWCQPCKMMAPIFKDVSKKYPLKVLFVKVNTEKEELIASKFMIKSIPTLIIFKQDKEVKRVSGVLDPLKLSNFINENI from the coding sequence ATGGATAAACTAAATGTCGTATGTCCATTTTGTAATAAAATAAATAAAATTCCTAAAAAAGAGTCTTATAATGTAGCAAACTGTGGTAATTGTAAAGAATCATTACTTGATACTACACCTATTGAACTATCATATGAAAACTTTGATCATGTGCTAGTAAATTCAGATATTCCTGTAATTGTTGATTTTTGGGCTTCTTGGTGTCAACCTTGTAAAATGATGGCGCCAATTTTCAAAGATGTTTCAAAAAAATATCCATTAAAAGTTTTATTTGTTAAGGTAAATACAGAAAAAGAAGAATTAATTGCTTCGAAGTTTATGATAAAATCAATTCCTACTCTTATTATTTTTAAACAAGACAAAGAAGTAAAAAGAGTAAGTGGAGTTTTAGATCCACTTAAACTTTCAAATTTTATAAATGAAAATATATAA
- a CDS encoding tRNA 2-thiocytidine biosynthesis TtcA family protein, whose translation MIELSKKISKLVGKTNAEYGLIKEGDKVLVGFSGGKDSTTLLHSLKHLQRVAPFNFEFKAVTVTYGMGEQVQFLAEHCKKYDIEHEIVDTEIFELAGEKIRKNSSFCSFFSRMRRGYLYTTAQEQGYNKLALGHHLDDAMESFFMNFLYNGALRSMPPIYKAENGLEVIRPLIFCRERQLRAFAQTNEISVIGDEACPAMRFDIKMPYARAKTKELLEKMEEENPQMFISMKAAFNNIQTSTFFQKEFLDNYEEA comes from the coding sequence TTGATAGAATTAAGTAAAAAAATATCTAAACTTGTAGGAAAGACTAATGCTGAATATGGTTTAATTAAAGAAGGAGATAAAGTATTAGTTGGTTTTAGTGGAGGAAAAGACTCTACAACATTACTTCATTCATTAAAACATCTTCAACGAGTTGCTCCTTTTAACTTTGAATTTAAAGCAGTAACTGTTACTTATGGTATGGGAGAACAAGTTCAATTTTTAGCTGAACATTGTAAAAAGTATGATATTGAACATGAAATAGTTGATACTGAAATATTTGAACTTGCAGGTGAAAAAATTAGAAAAAATTCATCATTTTGTTCATTTTTTTCTAGAATGAGAAGAGGGTATTTATATACAACAGCCCAAGAGCAAGGTTACAATAAATTAGCATTAGGACATCATTTAGATGATGCAATGGAATCATTTTTTATGAATTTCTTATATAATGGAGCGTTAAGATCTATGCCTCCAATTTATAAAGCAGAAAATGGTTTAGAAGTTATTAGACCTCTTATTTTTTGTAGAGAGAGACAACTAAGAGCATTTGCACAAACAAATGAAATTAGTGTAATTGGAGATGAAGCATGTCCTGCAATGAGATTTGATATAAAAATGCCTTATGCAAGAGCAAAAACAAAAGAACTTTTAGAAAAAATGGAAGAAGAGAATCCTCAAATGTTTATTTCTATGAAAGCAGCATTTAATAATATTCAAACTTCAACTTTTTTTCAAAAAGAGTTCTTAGATAATTATGAAGAAGCATGA
- a CDS encoding proline dehydrogenase family protein, which yields MENQQELINSAISLAEKWQNRATELVSDYDKQFYIKMNKMLEHPEDKALLIELMDQCFRTNLNDRVADQIIFLLEKHGMAHFFTTKDKTLLWLFKNFGKFLPDLSVPLFVKEIREDTKTVVLKGEEEPFNNHLKMRKKENTRVNINLIGEVVLGEEEAEERIEKYLKALENPNIDYISIKISTIFSQINSLDFEGTVKTLVEKLSLIYAQAKKYPYIAPDGTKTNKFINLDMEEYRDLAITVEVFKRTLELPEFKDFYAGIVLQAYIPDSHLWQKDLLEWAKNRVENGGSPIKFRLVKGANMEMEETEASQKHWEMVTYTDKLDTDSNYKRMAEFALRKENAPYMHIGTASHNLFEQAYATTLAQHYGTSEYHTLEMLEGMSEAARLAIKEISKSVILYAPTAAKEQFTNAIAYLVRRLDENTGENNFIRYSFGLKVGSSDWNKQKDLFLKSFSHIDTSYVGSFRKQNRLEEKWDDFNNSSYDTNTYHSEADTDFVLPQNKKWAETISKKWKFSKDTKHDIKPVVIGGEDLVDDRDVYTALDKSQLKDGVIAGKIAMATAEDLKKAVKVAKDDVDGWRSKTYEQRHKILKQAAIKVRERRDDLIGVAAAEVGKVFGETDVEVSEAIDFIEFYSYASRYFEKYENLDFKGKGVGVVVPPWNFPVAIPLGGVAATLAAGNTVIIKPATVAALTAYEMCKCFWDAGVSKNALQFAPCPGALAGEHLIGNKDVDFVILTGGEDTAAAMLKTRPDLFLTAETGGKDATIVTNMADKEQAIKNVCHSAFANSGQKCSATSLLVLEEEVYNDKNFRKALVDAAKSMDVGSVWDFKNRIGTLANKVSGNLKHALENLDDNEEWALAPEYVDGNDYMLKPSIKWGVKEDSFIHMNELFGPVLAVIKARDLEHAVNIVNATGYGLTSGIETLDEREVNYWRENIKAGNLYINRGTTGAIVLRQPFGGMGKSAVGAGRKVGIHNYITQFVDFTEKTYPNIEKRYNNDLTRFINNCVEKNSDNEDFRKLDIALQSYLYNFETEFSKEKDYFEVRGEDNHFRYLPLHRIIIRVSNDDTIFEVVSRILAARVAKVNFTVSILENEKVENFLKEAKELFTSKDRIVKHSDEELAEIIDNYERVIYSDIKKVPEVIFDATSKHLGTFVVRMKPMMEGRIELLNYFKEQSISHSYHRYGNIGAREINKK from the coding sequence ATGGAAAATCAACAAGAACTAATAAATTCAGCTATTTCTCTTGCAGAAAAATGGCAAAATAGAGCAACAGAACTTGTTAGTGATTATGATAAACAGTTTTATATAAAAATGAACAAAATGTTAGAGCATCCAGAAGATAAAGCTTTATTAATAGAGCTAATGGATCAATGCTTTAGAACAAATCTAAATGATAGAGTTGCAGATCAAATTATTTTCTTATTAGAAAAACATGGTATGGCACATTTCTTTACAACAAAAGATAAAACATTATTATGGTTATTTAAAAACTTTGGTAAATTTTTACCAGATTTATCTGTTCCTTTATTTGTAAAAGAGATTAGAGAAGATACTAAAACAGTTGTATTAAAAGGAGAAGAAGAGCCTTTTAATAATCATCTAAAAATGAGAAAAAAAGAGAATACAAGAGTAAATATTAATCTTATTGGTGAAGTTGTTTTAGGTGAAGAAGAAGCTGAAGAGAGAATTGAAAAATATTTGAAAGCATTAGAAAATCCAAATATTGATTATATATCAATAAAGATTTCAACTATTTTTTCTCAAATTAATTCATTAGATTTTGAAGGTACTGTAAAAACACTAGTTGAAAAATTATCTTTAATATATGCTCAAGCAAAAAAATATCCATATATTGCTCCTGATGGAACAAAAACAAATAAATTTATTAATTTAGATATGGAAGAGTATAGAGATTTAGCAATTACTGTAGAAGTATTTAAAAGAACTTTAGAATTACCAGAATTCAAAGATTTTTATGCAGGTATTGTGTTACAAGCATATATCCCAGATTCTCATTTATGGCAAAAAGATTTACTTGAATGGGCAAAAAATAGAGTTGAAAATGGTGGAAGTCCTATCAAGTTTAGATTAGTAAAAGGTGCTAATATGGAGATGGAAGAGACTGAAGCTAGTCAAAAACATTGGGAAATGGTAACTTATACTGATAAATTAGATACGGATTCAAACTATAAAAGAATGGCAGAATTTGCATTAAGAAAAGAGAATGCACCATATATGCACATAGGAACTGCTTCTCATAACTTGTTTGAGCAAGCATATGCTACTACACTTGCACAACATTATGGTACAAGTGAATATCATACTTTAGAAATGCTAGAAGGTATGAGCGAAGCAGCAAGACTTGCAATAAAAGAGATATCAAAAAGTGTAATTTTATATGCTCCAACAGCTGCAAAAGAGCAGTTTACAAATGCTATTGCATATTTAGTAAGAAGATTAGATGAGAATACTGGTGAAAACAATTTTATTAGATATTCATTTGGTTTAAAAGTTGGTTCATCTGATTGGAATAAACAAAAAGATCTATTTTTAAAATCTTTTTCTCATATTGATACTTCATATGTTGGAAGTTTTAGAAAACAAAATAGACTTGAAGAAAAATGGGATGATTTTAATAATTCATCATATGATACAAATACATATCATTCTGAAGCTGATACTGATTTTGTTTTACCTCAAAATAAAAAATGGGCAGAAACTATTTCAAAAAAATGGAAATTTTCAAAAGATACTAAACATGATATAAAACCAGTTGTTATTGGTGGAGAAGATTTAGTAGATGATAGAGATGTATATACAGCATTAGATAAGTCTCAATTAAAAGATGGAGTAATAGCAGGTAAAATTGCTATGGCTACTGCTGAAGATTTGAAAAAAGCAGTGAAAGTTGCAAAAGATGATGTTGATGGATGGAGAAGTAAAACTTATGAACAAAGACATAAGATATTAAAACAAGCTGCAATTAAAGTTAGAGAAAGAAGAGATGATTTAATTGGTGTAGCTGCTGCTGAAGTTGGTAAAGTTTTTGGTGAAACAGATGTTGAAGTTAGTGAAGCAATTGATTTTATTGAGTTTTATTCTTATGCATCAAGATATTTTGAAAAATATGAGAATTTAGATTTTAAAGGGAAAGGTGTTGGGGTTGTTGTTCCACCTTGGAATTTCCCTGTAGCTATTCCTTTAGGAGGAGTTGCTGCTACACTTGCAGCTGGTAATACGGTAATTATTAAGCCAGCGACTGTTGCTGCGTTAACTGCTTATGAAATGTGCAAATGTTTTTGGGATGCTGGAGTATCAAAAAATGCATTACAATTTGCTCCTTGCCCAGGTGCTTTAGCTGGTGAACATTTAATTGGAAATAAAGATGTTGATTTTGTTATTTTAACTGGTGGTGAAGATACAGCGGCTGCTATGTTAAAAACTAGACCTGATCTATTCTTGACTGCGGAAACTGGTGGTAAAGATGCTACAATTGTTACTAATATGGCAGATAAAGAACAAGCTATAAAAAATGTTTGTCATAGTGCATTTGCAAACTCTGGCCAAAAATGTAGTGCTACTTCGTTATTAGTTTTAGAAGAAGAAGTATATAATGATAAAAACTTTAGAAAAGCATTGGTAGATGCTGCTAAATCAATGGATGTTGGTTCAGTTTGGGATTTTAAAAATAGAATAGGAACATTAGCAAATAAAGTATCTGGAAATTTAAAACACGCATTAGAAAATCTTGATGATAATGAAGAATGGGCTTTAGCTCCTGAATATGTTGATGGAAATGATTATATGTTAAAACCTTCAATTAAATGGGGAGTAAAAGAGGATAGTTTTATTCATATGAATGAACTATTTGGACCTGTTCTTGCAGTAATAAAAGCAAGAGATTTAGAACATGCAGTTAATATTGTAAATGCCACTGGATATGGATTAACTTCTGGTATTGAAACATTAGATGAAAGAGAAGTTAATTATTGGAGAGAAAATATAAAAGCTGGTAATTTATATATAAATAGAGGAACTACAGGTGCAATTGTTTTAAGACAACCATTTGGTGGAATGGGAAAATCAGCAGTTGGTGCAGGTAGAAAAGTTGGTATTCATAACTATATTACTCAGTTTGTTGATTTTACAGAAAAAACATATCCAAATATAGAAAAAAGATATAATAATGATCTTACAAGATTTATAAATAATTGTGTTGAAAAGAATAGTGACAATGAAGATTTTAGAAAACTTGATATTGCATTACAATCTTATTTATATAACTTTGAAACAGAATTTTCAAAAGAAAAAGATTATTTTGAAGTAAGAGGTGAAGATAATCATTTTAGATATTTACCTTTACATAGAATTATTATAAGAGTTAGTAATGATGATACAATTTTTGAGGTAGTAAGTAGGATTTTAGCTGCAAGAGTAGCAAAAGTTAATTTTACTGTTTCTATTTTAGAAAATGAAAAAGTTGAAAATTTCTTAAAAGAAGCGAAAGAATTATTTACTTCAAAAGATAGAATTGTTAAGCATTCAGATGAAGAACTTGCAGAAATAATAGATAATTATGAAAGAGTTATTTATTCTGATATTAAAAAAGTTCCAGAAGTTATTTTTGATGCAACTTCTAAACATTTAGGTACATTTGTAGTTAGAATGAAACCAATGATGGAAGGAAGAATAGAGTTATTAAATTACTTTAAAGAACAAAGTATTTCTCACTCATACCATAGATATGGTAATATAGGAGCTAGAGAGATAAATAAAAAGTAA